A single window of Alphaproteobacteria bacterium DNA harbors:
- the yihA gene encoding ribosome biogenesis GTP-binding protein YihA/YsxC, translating into MYINYIRNFHLMKESFLAGHCHYVRSSMEAKDWPTSVLPEIAFAGRSNVGKSSLLNSLVNHHNLAFVSNTPGRTQCINFFLYDQQIYFVDLPGYGYASVSRQQKRLWEKQIEDYLKTRQQLRRLFLLIDSRHGFKPNDILFMDFLDKIALSYQIVLTKADKISSSSYEELKKEKECLIHKRPAAYPEILITSSKDKFGVSSLCQAIHDIINNQ; encoded by the coding sequence ATGTATATCAATTATATTAGGAATTTTCACTTAATGAAAGAAAGTTTCTTGGCAGGGCATTGTCATTATGTCCGCAGCTCTATGGAGGCAAAAGATTGGCCCACAAGCGTTCTGCCTGAAATAGCTTTTGCGGGTCGTTCTAATGTTGGTAAATCCAGCTTGCTTAATAGTTTGGTTAACCATCATAATTTGGCATTTGTATCAAACACGCCAGGACGCACTCAATGCATTAATTTTTTTTTATATGATCAACAAATTTATTTTGTGGATTTACCAGGGTATGGATATGCATCGGTATCAAGACAACAAAAACGACTATGGGAAAAGCAAATCGAAGATTATTTGAAAACGAGACAACAATTGCGTCGTCTTTTTCTTCTTATTGATTCAAGACATGGATTCAAACCAAACGATATTCTTTTTATGGATTTTCTTGATAAAATTGCTTTGTCTTATCAAATTGTTCTAACCAAAGCTGATAAAATATCCTCATCTTCCTATGAAGAGCTTAAAAAAGAAAAGGAATGTTTAATTCATAAAAGACCAGCGGCCTATCCAGAAATTTTAATTACTAGCAGCAAAGATAAATTTGGGGTATCCTCCCTCTGTCAAGCAATTCATGACATAATTAATAATCAATAG
- the argB gene encoding acetylglutamate kinase — protein MVISNFSETKHWLRTARTISDALPYMRKYAGKNFVIKYGGHAMIEKELAQVFASDIVLLKQVGINPIVVHGGGPQIGQMLDKLNIKSSFVDGLRVTDEPSMEVVEMVLAGTINKHIVSAINQAGGNAVGLCGRDANLIVAKKLQHIGHDLGFVGDPDIVNPEILQTITEAGMIPVIAPIGSGHNGQSFNINADTAAGAIASAMKAARLLMLTDVAGVLDKSKNFISHLSAEQVKILMEDGTITDGMLPKLATCLAAVKQGVEAAVILDGRIPHSLLLEIFTVRGLGTLISKTGEF, from the coding sequence ATGGTAATAAGTAATTTTTCAGAAACAAAACATTGGTTGCGGACGGCGCGTACTATTTCTGATGCCCTGCCTTATATGAGAAAATATGCAGGTAAAAATTTTGTTATAAAATATGGCGGCCACGCCATGATAGAAAAAGAATTGGCCCAAGTTTTTGCAAGTGACATTGTTTTATTAAAACAAGTGGGAATTAATCCTATAGTTGTTCATGGGGGTGGGCCACAAATTGGTCAGATGCTGGATAAATTAAATATCAAAAGTAGTTTTGTTGATGGGTTGCGGGTCACCGATGAACCATCGATGGAAGTTGTTGAAATGGTTTTAGCGGGGACAATTAATAAACATATTGTCTCGGCGATTAATCAGGCAGGTGGTAATGCGGTTGGATTATGCGGGCGTGATGCTAATTTAATTGTGGCTAAAAAATTGCAACATATTGGCCATGATTTAGGATTTGTAGGGGATCCGGATATTGTAAACCCAGAAATTTTGCAAACAATAACTGAAGCAGGGATGATCCCTGTGATAGCCCCGATCGGATCTGGCCATAATGGCCAATCTTTTAATATTAATGCAGATACGGCAGCAGGGGCAATTGCCTCCGCGATGAAAGCAGCAAGATTGTTGATGCTTACGGATGTGGCGGGTGTCCTCGATAAATCAAAAAACTTTATCTCTCATTTATCAGCGGAACAAGTAAAAATTTTGATGGAAGATGGTACCATTACAGATGGGATGTTACCTAAACTAGCAACCTGTCTTGCAGCTGTTAAACAAGGTGTGGAAGCTGCAGTTATTTTAGATGGACGTATTCCCCATTCTTTATTACTGGAAATTTTTACGGTACGGGGTTTGGGTACGCTTATTTCTAAAACAGGGGAATTTTAA
- a CDS encoding DUF4170 domain-containing protein, which yields MVATEKYIYWVVGGVYKDNNLTSPLNQEEEWIGPFKDYETAKKEWSKLAWNSVDNALARYRIEKLEDKEK from the coding sequence ATGGTTGCCACAGAAAAATATATATATTGGGTTGTAGGCGGTGTCTATAAGGATAATAATTTGACAAGCCCTTTAAACCAAGAAGAAGAATGGATTGGACCCTTTAAAGATTATGAGACAGCAAAAAAAGAATGGTCAAAATTAGCGTGGAATAGCGTTGATAATGCACTTGCCCGATATCGTATAGAAAAACTTGAAGATAAAGAAAAATAA
- the ubiA gene encoding 4-hydroxybenzoate octaprenyltransferase: MNSFFTDIPSKSWIDFQFIPHFIKPYLRLMRLDRPIGIWLLLLPCWWGITLATEHGHWPSFKLLGFFTLGAILMRGAGCTINDLIDRKIDQKVERTAQRPIASGQISIHQAILFLLMLLILSFLILIHFNSLTIILGCGSLLLIVIYPWMKRFTWWPQAFLGITFNWGVLMGYGSVQNKISFSCFIFYLGTIFWTLVYDTIYAHQDKKDDLMIGVKSTALHFGRHNRLYLISFTTLMISLILISGWLVYFTHIISGLIFSGSILISGTWLYLSIIKIDFDNPKQCLKIFCQQRFIGIIIFLGLICANIIN; encoded by the coding sequence ATGAATTCATTTTTTACAGATATACCTTCAAAAAGCTGGATCGATTTTCAATTCATACCCCATTTTATAAAGCCTTATTTACGTTTGATGAGGCTTGATCGACCTATTGGAATTTGGCTTTTACTTCTTCCTTGTTGGTGGGGGATAACACTTGCCACGGAACATGGCCATTGGCCTTCTTTCAAATTGCTAGGATTTTTTACGTTAGGCGCAATTTTAATGCGTGGGGCTGGGTGTACCATTAATGATCTTATTGATCGCAAAATTGACCAAAAGGTTGAACGTACCGCCCAAAGACCTATTGCAAGTGGACAAATTTCTATACATCAGGCCATTTTATTTTTGCTGATGCTATTAATCCTATCTTTTCTTATTTTGATTCACTTTAATTCTTTAACCATAATCCTGGGATGTGGATCGCTTTTATTAATAGTCATTTATCCATGGATGAAACGTTTTACCTGGTGGCCCCAAGCATTTTTAGGAATAACTTTTAATTGGGGTGTTTTAATGGGATATGGTTCAGTGCAAAATAAAATTTCTTTCAGCTGTTTTATCTTTTATCTAGGGACAATTTTTTGGACGTTAGTGTATGATACTATATATGCCCACCAAGATAAAAAAGATGATTTAATGATTGGGGTTAAATCAACAGCTTTACATTTTGGACGCCATAATCGTTTATATTTGATATCGTTTACCACTTTAATGATTAGTTTGATCTTAATATCAGGATGGTTGGTTTATTTTACACATATCATATCAGGATTGATATTTTCTGGATCTATTTTAATTAGTGGGACATGGCTTTATTTAAGTATTATAAAGATAGATTTTGATAATCCTAAGCAATGTTTAAAAATTTTTTGCCAACAGCGATTTATTGGTATAATTATTTTTTTAGGATTAATATGTGCTAATATTATAAATTGA
- a CDS encoding 16S rRNA (uracil(1498)-N(3))-methyltransferase codes for MSLYTLISFVMMTVLGKLSMSDRYVPRIFVDCSLQSHVHIELGITTYHYLKNVLRLTIGSSVKIFNGSQGEWLGTIENYTKHHVIIKLQDQFKKQFLTPSLNLLFAPIKKNRLDFLVEKATELGVTLFQPMITDYTNTKNINPSRLNLIAQEAAEQCERLDIPKIENIKSLDDVLKRWDKNELILLCAEKGDAKPIQQILGASNTLKKSYQPHTILIGPEGGFSQREMDMLVNQEFIIPVTLGSRILRSETAALAALACWQSNLDSL; via the coding sequence ATGTCATTATATACTTTAATTTCATTTGTTATGATGACAGTTTTAGGAAAATTATCAATGTCTGATCGTTATGTGCCACGAATTTTTGTTGATTGTTCTCTACAATCTCATGTTCATATTGAACTTGGTATAACAACATATCATTATTTAAAAAATGTTTTACGATTGACCATAGGAAGTTCTGTAAAAATTTTCAATGGATCACAAGGTGAATGGTTAGGGACAATTGAAAATTATACAAAACATCATGTGATTATTAAACTTCAAGATCAATTTAAAAAGCAATTTTTAACACCTTCTCTGAATTTGCTTTTTGCCCCAATTAAAAAAAATAGGCTTGATTTTCTAGTTGAAAAAGCAACCGAATTAGGAGTAACGTTATTCCAACCAATGATAACAGATTATACAAATACCAAGAATATTAATCCTTCACGTTTAAATCTTATTGCCCAAGAAGCAGCTGAACAATGTGAAAGATTAGATATCCCCAAAATAGAAAATATAAAATCTTTGGATGATGTTCTTAAAAGATGGGATAAAAATGAATTGATTTTATTATGTGCAGAAAAAGGTGACGCTAAACCTATTCAGCAAATATTAGGGGCGTCGAATACTTTGAAAAAATCATATCAACCTCATACCATTCTTATAGGCCCTGAAGGTGGTTTTTCCCAAAGAGAAATGGATATGTTAGTCAACCAAGAATTTATTATACCTGTAACATTGGGTTCACGTATTCTTCGTTCTGAAACAGCAGCTTTGGCAGCTTTAGCTTGCTGGCAATCAAATTTAGATTCACTCTAA
- a CDS encoding glutamate--cysteine ligase yields MSAPPSNRGEPITHKDQLINYFIKACCPKDQWKIGTEHEKFLFNKKDLKPVPYEGDKGIKRILSDLSHLGWDPIYEEGNIIALSRNQASISLEPGGQFELSGAPLHNIHQTYHEIKNHLIETYKICTSINVGMLGMGFLPKWQRQDITWMPKKRYQIMKDYMPTRGHLGHDMMLRTSTVQANLDFSSEKDMIQKMRLGFALQSLVTALFADSPFVEGKNSEYQSYRARVWLDTDPDRCGLLPFVFDQDMSFERYVDYALNVPMYFVYYDNRYINVAGQSFKDFMKGNLPALPGVVPTLSDWSNHLTTLFPDVRLKNIIEMRGADSGSLDMLCALPALWVGLLYDQNTLDEAWDLVRDWTYKEREELRRTVPKYGLKTVFRGQPLNHLAKKIVDLAAQGLSRRSIYNDQHQDESYFLDILKKRIDQDCSPAEEKVKLFNGRWSQNLHKLYEEYSFNF; encoded by the coding sequence ATGTCAGCACCGCCAAGTAATCGTGGTGAACCCATAACCCATAAAGATCAGCTTATAAATTATTTTATAAAAGCGTGTTGTCCGAAAGATCAATGGAAAATCGGAACTGAACATGAAAAATTTCTTTTTAATAAGAAAGATTTAAAACCTGTCCCTTATGAAGGTGATAAAGGAATTAAAAGGATTTTATCTGATCTTAGTCATTTGGGCTGGGATCCTATTTATGAAGAAGGAAATATCATTGCCCTGTCACGCAATCAGGCATCCATTAGCCTAGAGCCAGGTGGGCAGTTTGAATTATCAGGCGCTCCTTTACATAATATTCATCAAACATATCATGAAATAAAAAATCATCTTATTGAAACATATAAAATATGTACATCAATTAATGTTGGGATGTTGGGTATGGGCTTCCTTCCCAAATGGCAAAGGCAAGATATCACCTGGATGCCAAAAAAACGATATCAAATTATGAAGGATTATATGCCTACTCGTGGTCATTTGGGTCATGATATGATGCTGCGCACATCTACAGTTCAAGCTAATTTAGATTTTTCTTCGGAAAAAGATATGATCCAAAAAATGCGATTAGGTTTCGCGTTACAATCGCTAGTAACAGCTTTATTCGCAGATTCTCCCTTTGTCGAAGGAAAAAATTCAGAATATCAAAGCTACCGGGCACGTGTATGGTTGGATACAGATCCCGATCGATGTGGATTGCTGCCTTTTGTTTTTGACCAGGATATGAGTTTTGAACGTTATGTTGATTATGCGTTAAATGTACCCATGTATTTTGTCTATTACGATAATCGTTACATTAATGTTGCAGGTCAATCTTTTAAAGATTTTATGAAGGGCAATTTGCCCGCGCTTCCAGGTGTTGTCCCTACATTATCGGATTGGTCCAATCATTTAACCACGTTATTCCCCGATGTTCGTTTGAAAAATATTATTGAAATGCGGGGTGCGGATAGTGGCTCTTTGGACATGTTGTGTGCATTGCCTGCTTTGTGGGTGGGGCTTTTATACGACCAGAATACATTGGATGAAGCTTGGGATTTAGTTCGAGATTGGACCTATAAAGAGCGTGAAGAATTAAGGCGCACAGTGCCCAAATATGGATTGAAAACAGTTTTTCGTGGACAACCATTAAATCATTTGGCGAAAAAAATTGTTGATCTTGCAGCCCAAGGTTTGTCAAGGCGATCTATTTACAATGATCAACACCAAGATGAAAGTTATTTTTTGGATATTCTTAAAAAAAGAATTGATCAAGATTGTTCACCCGCAGAAGAAAAAGTAAAATTATTTAATGGTCGTTGGTCCCAAAATCTTCATAAACTTTATGAAGAATATAGTTTTAATTTTTAA
- a CDS encoding primosomal protein N': MTDQHSEPQPILPSPDIAEVLIPLPVSHNFDYLIPASLSVKEGDIVSIPFGKRHVIGVVWKKTNKLCTQNNIKHITNILDIPSLPFVSREFIDWVASYTLSPRGSVLRMALSIHRYLNKPSPQKLGWRAVPNLDLSTLNTKQQKVMQYLSAGEIKTTQFLCDAASVSSSVIKTMARKGFIHPSPLPTQKEDRDFYPPDLPKAHLSFNHDQNKAIADLYSKMDDLQFHVVVLDGVTGSGKTEVYFETIAKNFTAGKQTLILLPEIALTAQWLNRFNHRFGFHPTLWHSHLTPKERKENWHKIISGHAKIIVGARSALFLGYPNLGLIIVDEEHDLSYKQEEGVIYHARDMAIVRARFGQITIILVSATPSLETLANLYRHRYHLVHLPERPGTASLPTVHLVDLRTEQLPTAHWISNPLRKALTVTFEKKEQAMLFLNRRGYAPLTLCRTCGYRIQCPECTSWLVHHKNSAYLKCHHCNYQILHPHKCPECQSEHTWIACGPGVERIAEEINGLFPNIHTKIITSDTLPNPQAIADIIQKIENKEIDLIIGTQIMAKGHHFPNLTLVGVIDGDLGLQGGDLRASERTWQMLHQVAGRAGRADKPGQVIIQTYNPHHPVMQALLKHDKEAFMNYEFHEREQSHMPPFGKLASVIITSRNEHKANELAYQLSHSIPKIDYIVFLGPSAAPLARLKGWYRQRFLIKCDKSIYLQPILNSWIHTVKLDHQSKIHVDIDPYHFF, encoded by the coding sequence ATGACTGATCAACATTCAGAACCCCAGCCTATTTTACCTTCTCCAGACATTGCAGAAGTTCTAATTCCTTTACCTGTTTCTCATAATTTTGATTATTTAATTCCTGCATCTTTATCTGTTAAAGAAGGAGATATCGTTTCCATTCCTTTTGGCAAGCGTCATGTTATCGGGGTTGTTTGGAAGAAAACGAATAAACTTTGTACCCAAAATAACATAAAACATATTACTAATATTTTAGATATTCCTTCTCTTCCCTTTGTATCAAGAGAATTTATCGATTGGGTAGCTTCCTATACTTTAAGTCCTCGTGGTTCCGTTTTACGTATGGCGTTAAGCATACATCGATATTTAAATAAACCATCCCCACAAAAATTGGGATGGCGTGCTGTCCCCAATCTTGACCTTTCAACGCTTAACACAAAACAGCAAAAAGTTATGCAATATTTATCTGCAGGTGAAATCAAAACTACCCAATTTTTATGTGATGCGGCGTCTGTTAGTTCTTCTGTTATAAAAACTATGGCGCGCAAGGGATTTATTCACCCGTCACCTCTTCCCACCCAAAAAGAGGATAGAGATTTTTACCCCCCAGACTTACCTAAAGCCCATTTATCATTTAACCATGATCAAAATAAAGCTATTGCTGACCTTTACAGTAAAATGGATGACCTTCAATTTCATGTTGTTGTGCTGGATGGGGTAACAGGTTCAGGAAAAACCGAAGTTTATTTTGAAACCATTGCCAAAAATTTTACCGCAGGCAAACAAACTTTAATCTTGCTTCCGGAAATAGCTTTAACCGCCCAATGGTTAAACAGATTTAACCATCGTTTTGGATTTCATCCTACTTTATGGCATTCCCATTTAACCCCAAAAGAAAGAAAAGAAAATTGGCACAAAATAATTTCGGGTCATGCAAAAATTATCGTCGGAGCAAGATCCGCGCTTTTTCTTGGATATCCAAATTTAGGTCTTATCATTGTTGATGAAGAACATGATCTTTCCTATAAACAAGAAGAAGGTGTTATTTACCATGCCCGTGATATGGCCATAGTGCGGGCAAGATTTGGCCAAATCACCATTATTCTTGTGTCAGCCACCCCTTCCCTTGAAACCTTGGCCAATCTCTATCGGCATCGATACCATCTTGTGCATTTACCGGAAAGACCAGGTACGGCAAGCCTACCTACTGTGCATCTCGTTGATTTACGTACCGAACAACTACCAACAGCCCATTGGATATCCAATCCTTTAAGAAAAGCCTTAACCGTTACCTTTGAAAAAAAAGAACAAGCCATGCTTTTTTTAAACAGACGTGGATATGCACCTTTGACACTGTGTCGAACTTGTGGATATCGAATTCAATGTCCAGAATGTACCTCATGGTTGGTTCACCATAAAAATAGTGCCTATTTAAAATGTCACCATTGCAATTATCAAATTTTACATCCCCACAAATGTCCAGAATGTCAGAGTGAACATACATGGATTGCCTGCGGGCCCGGGGTTGAAAGAATCGCCGAAGAAATAAATGGTCTTTTTCCTAACATTCATACAAAAATCATTACAAGTGATACATTACCTAATCCACAAGCTATAGCCGATATTATTCAAAAGATAGAAAATAAAGAAATAGATCTTATTATCGGCACCCAAATTATGGCCAAAGGTCACCATTTCCCAAACTTGACATTGGTTGGGGTTATTGACGGTGATCTTGGGTTACAAGGAGGTGATTTACGTGCAAGTGAACGAACATGGCAAATGCTCCACCAAGTAGCAGGGCGCGCAGGGCGTGCTGACAAACCAGGACAGGTTATTATTCAAACATATAATCCCCATCATCCTGTGATGCAGGCTCTTTTAAAACATGATAAAGAAGCTTTCATGAATTACGAATTTCATGAAAGAGAACAAAGTCATATGCCACCTTTTGGTAAACTAGCTTCTGTCATTATAACATCACGCAATGAACACAAAGCAAATGAACTTGCCTATCAATTGTCGCATTCCATACCCAAAATAGATTATATCGTATTTTTAGGTCCATCTGCTGCACCACTTGCCCGATTAAAAGGATGGTACCGCCAGCGTTTTCTTATCAAATGCGATAAATCCATTTATCTTCAACCTATTTTAAATTCTTGGATTCATACAGTTAAGCTTGATCACCAAAGTAAAATACATGTTGATATAGATCCCTATCATTTTTTTTAA
- the fsa gene encoding fructose-6-phosphate aldolase has product MEFFVDTADVGQIKELSMTGLLDGVTTNPSLIAKSGRKFLDVIAEICDIVPGPVSAEVVDTHYNKMVEEGLRLAKIAKNVVIKVPLTLDGLKACKYFSDQGLKVNVTLCFSAAQALLAAKAGATYISPFVGRLDDVGANGLDLIADILSIYEAYPHFKTKVLVASVRHPIHVVDAAKMGADVATIPPAILWQMFQHPLTDKGLKAFTEDWAKTGQSIL; this is encoded by the coding sequence ATGGAATTTTTTGTTGATACAGCAGATGTAGGTCAGATTAAAGAATTATCCATGACAGGCTTGCTAGATGGGGTTACTACGAACCCATCTTTAATTGCAAAAAGTGGGCGTAAATTCTTAGATGTTATTGCTGAAATTTGTGATATTGTTCCAGGTCCTGTCAGTGCTGAAGTTGTCGACACCCATTATAATAAAATGGTTGAAGAAGGGCTTCGTCTTGCAAAAATTGCTAAAAATGTTGTGATTAAGGTACCCTTAACACTTGATGGATTAAAAGCGTGTAAATATTTTTCTGATCAGGGGCTTAAGGTTAATGTAACCTTATGTTTTTCTGCGGCCCAAGCTTTGCTTGCAGCTAAAGCTGGCGCAACATATATATCGCCTTTTGTTGGAAGATTAGATGATGTGGGGGCAAATGGGTTGGATTTAATCGCAGATATTTTGTCTATTTATGAAGCTTATCCCCATTTTAAGACCAAGGTACTGGTAGCTTCTGTGCGTCATCCTATTCACGTGGTTGATGCGGCGAAAATGGGGGCTGATGTTGCCACAATACCTCCTGCCATTTTATGGCAAATGTTTCAACATCCGCTAACAGATAAAGGATTAAAAGCCTTTACTGAAGATTGGGCAAAAACCGGGCAATCAATTCTTTAG
- a CDS encoding DUF484 family protein, with amino-acid sequence MGKNRAINSLEFILAMGSNVHNSTPSPLLASDVVDYLRHNPDFFIHHPDLLHKLTFPERFMDGNIVDLQKIVLDKLRHDFTQLQVNQETLLANSRDNLSTQNKIHQAILLLLTATDLSNFIDLLKVDVAVLLDVDVINLSFEENKLNVETPLLVELPRLPSGTIHAVMQGVGFLLRDEIIGDSRIFGNMAGVVRSDALMRLTLKPQNTQAILAFGVRHPGYFHAGQGIELLNFLARIIEYCLNLWIPTFNK; translated from the coding sequence TTGGGCAAAAACCGGGCAATCAATTCTTTAGAATTTATTTTGGCTATGGGATCAAATGTACATAATTCTACACCTTCACCGCTTCTAGCTTCTGATGTTGTGGATTATTTGCGTCATAATCCAGATTTTTTTATTCATCATCCAGATCTTTTGCATAAACTTACTTTTCCAGAAAGATTTATGGATGGAAATATTGTAGATTTACAAAAAATAGTTTTGGATAAATTGCGTCATGATTTCACCCAATTGCAAGTGAACCAAGAAACTTTACTTGCTAACAGCAGGGATAATCTTTCAACCCAAAATAAAATTCATCAGGCTATCTTACTTTTACTAACCGCTACAGATTTATCAAATTTTATAGATTTACTTAAGGTTGATGTTGCCGTTTTATTAGATGTTGATGTCATCAATTTATCTTTTGAAGAAAATAAATTAAATGTTGAAACACCTTTATTAGTGGAACTGCCAAGATTACCTTCGGGTACAATTCATGCTGTTATGCAAGGTGTTGGGTTTTTATTACGAGATGAAATAATTGGTGACTCGCGTATTTTTGGGAATATGGCAGGGGTGGTACGATCGGACGCTTTAATGCGTTTGACATTAAAACCACAAAATACACAAGCTATTTTAGCATTTGGTGTAAGACACCCAGGTTATTTTCATGCAGGACAAGGTATAGAATTGCTGAATTTCCTTGCACGTATTATTGAATATTGTTTAAATTTATGGATACCCACCTTCAACAAATAA
- a CDS encoding tyrosine recombinase XerC, with the protein MDTHLQQIKLFFDRELYQSTKSWYTWLQVEKRYSIHTLNAYERDLRDFFKFLSEYYGGVVTFDHVQKIERTHIRAWLAYRAGQKKFGASSTNRALSVVKNFFRFVYKTKKFQSNILATIKAPKQPKILPKSLSIDQAKEIFSDQLDHKKIWQTAPWIMHRDLCVLLLLYGCGLRISEALSLNRKDIGIKQSSLIVKGKGGKERIVPLLSFIPDALATYLKICPWQGKPDDPLFVSMRGKRLSPRLIQLTMQKLRLTLNLPKTATPHALRHSFATHLLNEGTDLRIIQELLGHASLSTTQRYTALDMNKLQEIYNQTHPRAIKATK; encoded by the coding sequence ATGGATACCCACCTTCAACAAATAAAATTATTTTTTGATAGGGAACTTTATCAATCTACCAAATCCTGGTACACCTGGTTGCAGGTAGAAAAACGTTATTCAATTCATACATTAAATGCATATGAACGTGATCTTCGTGATTTTTTTAAATTTTTGTCAGAATATTATGGGGGGGTGGTTACTTTTGATCATGTCCAAAAGATTGAACGCACCCATATACGGGCATGGCTTGCTTATCGTGCGGGACAAAAAAAATTTGGGGCCAGTTCAACCAATCGTGCCCTAAGTGTTGTTAAAAATTTTTTTCGTTTTGTTTATAAGACAAAAAAATTTCAAAGTAATATTTTGGCTACAATTAAAGCACCAAAACAGCCTAAAATTTTACCAAAATCTTTATCAATTGATCAAGCAAAAGAAATATTTTCTGATCAGTTGGATCATAAAAAAATTTGGCAAACAGCACCTTGGATTATGCATCGTGATCTTTGCGTTTTGCTTTTGCTTTATGGATGTGGTTTGCGTATTTCGGAAGCTTTATCTTTAAATAGAAAAGATATTGGAATAAAACAATCAAGTTTAATTGTGAAAGGAAAAGGGGGGAAGGAACGTATCGTCCCCCTTTTATCCTTTATTCCAGATGCGCTAGCCACTTATTTGAAAATATGTCCTTGGCAAGGGAAGCCCGATGATCCTCTTTTTGTAAGTATGCGAGGTAAAAGGCTTAGCCCCCGATTAATTCAATTAACGATGCAAAAATTAAGATTGACTTTAAATTTACCCAAGACCGCAACGCCGCATGCCTTGCGCCACAGCTTTGCCACGCATCTTTTAAATGAAGGGACGGATTTGCGAATTATCCAAGAATTGCTTGGTCACGCATCTTTATCAACAACCCAAAGATATACGGCTTTAGACATGAACAAATTACAGGAAATTTATAATCAAACCCACCCCAGAGCTATTAAAGCCACCAAATAA